Proteins encoded by one window of Thalassoroseus pseudoceratinae:
- a CDS encoding aldehyde ferredoxin oxidoreductase family protein has translation MSKAPYGYHGRYLRIDLTDQSTESVAIPPSILRRYLGGVGLGTWLLLRESRVGQSPLEPAAPLIFVFSPLVGSPLTTSAKFAVLAQSPLTHRINDSLSSSHFAIAAKKTGYDAFVLVGQAESLTTVLIESDDIRFEPVPEFLQQTLPQTQKSLIDRFGSSWRFAAIGPAGENLVRYATISNEGRHAGRGGLGAVMGSKLVKAIGVRGNLTTNYADPDELIRLSRDLSRRSFGPATAKYRELGTVANLLTFNRLGTLPTRNFQAGSFAESDRLAPETINESRRKTQSSCAACTIGCEHIYHNPGEDDDAAGVRLEYENLFALGPLCGISDPDTVLQASRLCDDFGLDTISTGGTIAFAMECAERGLWDVPDLRFGNGNALLSAIRAIGRGEGIGPQLALGTRALAEMIGPESAEFAPHVKGLEIPGYEPRALQTMALGFAVGTRGADHNRSGAYQVDFSTQVDRLELSPDAVEPAIRTENEAAVLDSLILCKFLRGVFENQFEELSKLLRPVTGWGMSADELKQTACRIVTAKKLFNIRQGWTPAEDTLPPRFLKDELPDGASAGARLSSTHLQHLITNYNKHRGWTDDGWLPPSLVASIENDL, from the coding sequence ATGTCAAAAGCACCTTATGGATATCACGGTCGCTATCTGCGTATCGATCTAACCGACCAATCGACAGAATCCGTCGCGATCCCTCCGAGCATCCTTCGACGTTATCTTGGTGGTGTCGGTCTGGGCACCTGGTTGTTGTTACGGGAATCGCGAGTTGGACAGTCGCCGCTCGAACCTGCCGCTCCATTGATCTTTGTGTTCAGCCCGCTTGTTGGCAGTCCTCTGACAACGTCGGCGAAGTTCGCAGTTCTGGCTCAATCCCCCCTGACCCACAGGATCAACGATTCCCTTTCTTCATCGCACTTCGCGATTGCAGCTAAGAAGACCGGTTACGATGCATTCGTTCTTGTCGGACAAGCCGAGTCACTCACAACGGTTTTAATTGAGTCTGATGACATACGGTTTGAACCGGTACCCGAGTTTCTTCAGCAGACTCTGCCCCAGACCCAGAAGTCGCTGATTGACAGATTCGGTTCTAGTTGGCGGTTCGCAGCCATTGGCCCGGCTGGTGAGAATCTTGTGCGATACGCGACCATTTCGAACGAGGGTCGTCATGCGGGACGTGGCGGTCTCGGTGCGGTCATGGGTTCAAAACTGGTGAAGGCAATTGGTGTACGGGGGAATCTGACGACGAACTACGCCGACCCCGACGAGTTGATTCGTTTGAGTCGTGATCTGTCCCGACGATCGTTCGGCCCCGCAACCGCAAAGTATCGGGAATTGGGCACTGTTGCGAATCTGTTGACCTTCAATCGGTTGGGAACCCTGCCAACACGGAATTTTCAAGCGGGTTCGTTTGCAGAATCCGATCGCTTGGCTCCCGAGACCATCAACGAGTCGCGGCGAAAAACTCAGTCGAGTTGTGCCGCCTGCACAATTGGCTGTGAACACATTTATCACAATCCCGGTGAGGATGACGACGCGGCGGGAGTTCGTCTAGAGTACGAAAACTTGTTCGCCCTAGGGCCCCTCTGCGGGATCTCTGATCCGGACACGGTATTGCAAGCATCGCGGCTTTGTGATGACTTCGGTCTCGATACGATCAGCACCGGAGGAACGATCGCCTTTGCGATGGAATGTGCGGAGCGAGGTCTTTGGGACGTTCCTGACCTACGTTTCGGAAATGGAAATGCTCTTCTATCCGCGATCCGCGCAATTGGTCGAGGCGAGGGAATCGGTCCCCAACTGGCGTTGGGAACGCGGGCGTTGGCTGAAATGATCGGACCGGAGTCGGCCGAATTTGCTCCGCATGTCAAAGGATTAGAGATTCCCGGATACGAACCGCGAGCGCTCCAAACCATGGCACTCGGTTTTGCTGTGGGAACCCGGGGGGCTGACCACAACCGATCGGGGGCGTACCAAGTCGATTTCTCAACACAAGTCGATCGACTTGAACTCAGTCCCGATGCTGTGGAACCGGCAATCCGTACGGAGAACGAAGCCGCCGTCTTGGACTCTCTGATCCTCTGCAAATTCCTGCGAGGTGTGTTCGAAAATCAGTTCGAGGAGTTGAGCAAGCTGCTACGCCCCGTCACCGGTTGGGGAATGTCTGCTGACGAACTTAAACAGACCGCGTGTCGGATCGTCACGGCGAAAAAACTCTTCAATATCCGACAGGGGTGGACGCCCGCCGAAGACACGCTCCCGCCCAGATTTCTCAAGGACGAATTGCCAGATGGAGCAAGCGCCGGTGCACGGCTCTCAAGTACGCACCTACAGCATTTGATCACCAATTATAACAAACACCGCGGTTGGACGGACGACGGTTGGCTGCCTCCTTCGTTAGTTGCTTCGATTGAAAACGATCTCTGA
- a CDS encoding alkaline phosphatase D family protein: MKYSRLVIAILSLISGVHVHADDVFHAQGEFAGEPTATSVLLQSRLTAIPGPKLDPSGDVPGANGVAFFEWSDSRNFKKTNRTDWLKATPDDDYIVRAELTDLDPGTRYFYRLHFGSDKSNTKSGPIREFKTLPAETSDQKASFIMGSCQNYAFFMYGKNSKSKLASEKDRKLGYPAYSAMLKLRPDFFIGTGDIVYYDHPAKTAAKTRPELREKWHEQFRLPRLVEFYGQTAAYWLKDDHDYRFNDSDLKSDRKPSPDTGIAMFREQMPILPAGDLASPTYRTHRVHKHLQLWFLEGRDYRSPNRMEDGPQKSLWGPVQKQWLQTTLKKSDATWKVLISPTPMVGPDSKNKKDNHANLGGFRHEADAFFRWLQDNELENVMVFCGDRHWQYHSIHPLGIEEFSCGALNDENAIIGSYPGAKNSTDPEGKVRQPFHYAKPSGGFLFVTVDSMPNLTIDFRNDEGTSLYKVSKSADVEN, from the coding sequence ATGAAATACAGCCGACTCGTTATAGCAATTCTCTCATTAATTTCTGGTGTCCATGTTCATGCAGATGACGTTTTTCACGCGCAGGGAGAATTCGCGGGAGAACCAACAGCAACGAGCGTGCTGCTACAATCTCGACTCACAGCAATCCCAGGGCCAAAACTGGATCCATCCGGTGACGTTCCGGGGGCAAACGGTGTGGCATTTTTTGAATGGAGCGACTCGCGGAACTTCAAGAAAACGAATCGGACCGATTGGCTGAAGGCGACACCAGACGATGACTATATTGTCCGCGCAGAATTAACTGATCTCGATCCCGGAACTCGGTATTTCTATCGGCTCCACTTCGGAAGTGACAAGTCAAATACCAAGAGCGGCCCCATCCGTGAGTTCAAAACACTGCCGGCAGAAACGTCGGACCAAAAGGCCTCGTTCATTATGGGTAGCTGCCAGAACTATGCTTTCTTTATGTATGGAAAGAACAGCAAGAGCAAACTGGCGTCTGAGAAAGACCGAAAACTTGGGTATCCCGCCTATTCTGCAATGCTCAAACTTCGGCCAGACTTTTTCATTGGCACGGGTGACATTGTCTACTATGACCACCCGGCGAAGACTGCCGCAAAAACTCGACCAGAGCTTCGGGAAAAGTGGCATGAGCAATTTCGGTTGCCCCGTCTGGTCGAGTTCTACGGTCAGACCGCTGCCTATTGGCTGAAGGACGATCATGACTATCGATTCAACGACTCCGATCTCAAGTCTGATCGCAAGCCATCACCTGACACGGGCATTGCGATGTTTCGCGAACAAATGCCGATTCTGCCAGCGGGAGATCTTGCGTCACCGACCTATCGCACGCATCGCGTCCACAAGCATCTGCAACTCTGGTTCTTAGAGGGGCGTGACTATCGATCACCGAATCGAATGGAAGATGGTCCTCAGAAATCGCTATGGGGTCCCGTACAAAAGCAATGGTTGCAGACAACTCTAAAGAAGAGCGACGCCACTTGGAAAGTCTTGATCTCGCCGACTCCAATGGTCGGACCAGACTCCAAAAACAAGAAAGATAATCACGCCAATCTCGGTGGCTTCCGCCATGAGGCGGATGCGTTCTTTCGATGGTTACAGGACAATGAACTCGAAAATGTGATGGTGTTTTGCGGTGATCGTCATTGGCAGTATCACAGTATCCATCCCCTTGGAATCGAAGAGTTTTCCTGTGGCGCGTTGAATGACGAAAATGCAATCATCGGGTCCTATCCTGGGGCGAAGAATAGTACCGACCCTGAAGGAAAGGTCAGGCAGCCATTTCACTATGCCAAACCTTCTGGTGGTTTTCTCTTTGTCACGGTTGACTCAATGCCCAACCTGACAATTGATTTTCGCAATGACGAAGGCACATCGCTCTACAAAGTCAGCAAGTCAGCCGACGTCGAAAACTAG
- a CDS encoding aminotransferase class V-fold PLP-dependent enzyme, with amino-acid sequence MSVSTSVSFDVEAIRAEFPILGKPLPKGRPLVYLDNASTTQKPRCVVDKEREVQENYYANAYRGVYKFGAMVDDELESTREKIRKFIGAAEVEEIVYTSGTTMGINLVANGWGRKFLKPGDEILLTEMEHHANLVPWQFVAKATGAIVKLTPLTEDGRVDLGAFAELLSERTKIVAITGMSNVLGTMPPIEQITKQAHAIGAVVLVDGAQSVPHGATDVQSLGVDFLTFSGHKLYGPSGVGVLYGRRALLEDMDPFLCGGHMISQVFDDHSTWAEIPAKFEAGTLPITQAIGLGAAIDFVSEIGFDAIHAHEQALLEHATEQLNSIPGMKIYGPSPEHKGAICSMTIDGMHPEDMANLLDRKGVFVRHGHHCTMPLHSKLGLSATTRASFAIYNTMNEVDALIDAIHFARKRLRLTD; translated from the coding sequence ATGAGTGTCTCCACGTCTGTGTCCTTCGATGTCGAAGCCATCCGCGCCGAATTTCCGATCCTCGGAAAACCGCTGCCGAAGGGACGGCCGCTGGTCTACCTCGACAACGCTTCGACGACGCAGAAGCCACGTTGTGTGGTCGACAAAGAACGAGAAGTCCAGGAGAACTACTACGCCAACGCCTATCGCGGCGTATACAAATTTGGTGCCATGGTGGACGACGAATTGGAGTCCACGCGAGAGAAAATCCGAAAATTCATCGGGGCGGCCGAGGTCGAGGAAATCGTCTACACCTCGGGAACGACGATGGGAATCAACCTGGTCGCGAACGGTTGGGGGCGGAAATTCCTGAAGCCAGGTGACGAAATCCTGCTGACGGAAATGGAACATCACGCCAACCTTGTACCATGGCAGTTTGTTGCGAAGGCCACGGGAGCCATCGTCAAATTGACGCCACTCACCGAAGACGGTCGTGTCGATCTCGGGGCGTTTGCGGAGCTACTCAGCGAACGCACCAAAATCGTCGCCATCACAGGGATGTCGAACGTCCTCGGCACGATGCCTCCAATTGAGCAAATCACCAAGCAAGCCCATGCCATCGGGGCTGTTGTCCTCGTCGATGGAGCGCAAAGCGTGCCACACGGTGCGACTGACGTGCAATCACTTGGCGTAGATTTTCTCACGTTTTCCGGTCACAAACTCTACGGTCCGTCCGGAGTTGGTGTGCTCTACGGACGACGGGCATTACTCGAAGACATGGACCCGTTCTTGTGCGGCGGGCACATGATTTCGCAGGTCTTCGACGATCACAGCACCTGGGCGGAGATTCCCGCAAAGTTCGAAGCCGGGACGTTACCAATCACCCAGGCCATTGGATTGGGGGCGGCGATTGATTTCGTAAGCGAGATTGGTTTCGATGCCATCCACGCCCATGAGCAAGCCCTGCTGGAGCACGCCACCGAGCAACTCAACTCCATTCCTGGAATGAAGATTTATGGCCCATCTCCTGAACACAAGGGGGCCATTTGCAGCATGACCATCGACGGGATGCATCCGGAGGATATGGCGAATCTGCTGGACCGCAAAGGAGTGTTTGTTCGTCATGGCCACCATTGCACGATGCCGTTGCACTCAAAGTTGGGGCTGTCGGCGACCACTCGCGCCAGCTTCGCCATCTATAACACAATGAATGAAGTGGACGCTTTGATTGACGCCATCCACTTCGCCCGAAAACGACTCCGATTGACCGACTAA
- a CDS encoding SufE family protein, translated as MSEMTIEELIDEFQFLGDWEERCDYLIDMGFDLPEMPSSEKTEQTKVHGCQSNVWLITRVRTEDGRTTLDIIADSDAMIVKGLIAVLLTLYSGKSPAEILDIEPREVFRELGLDRHLSPARKNGLNGMVQRIRELAAQVAA; from the coding sequence ATGTCGGAAATGACAATCGAGGAATTGATAGACGAATTCCAGTTTCTAGGCGATTGGGAGGAACGTTGCGACTACCTGATCGACATGGGGTTTGACCTCCCCGAAATGCCATCAAGCGAGAAAACCGAACAAACCAAGGTGCATGGGTGTCAGAGTAATGTGTGGCTGATCACCCGCGTGCGAACCGAAGACGGCCGCACAACTCTCGACATCATCGCGGATAGCGATGCAATGATCGTCAAAGGGTTGATTGCGGTCCTGCTAACTCTGTACTCCGGCAAGTCTCCCGCGGAGATCCTCGATATCGAGCCACGCGAAGTCTTTCGCGAATTGGGTTTGGATCGACATCTGAGCCCTGCTCGGAAAAATGGATTGAACGGCATGGTTCAGCGAATCCGCGAGTTGGCTGCTCAGGTGGCGGCCTGA
- the hslV gene encoding ATP-dependent protease subunit HslV, with the protein MSRNPRPKQKDIWRSTTVLSVRRGGTVALGADGQVTFNNTVMKSDTRKVRRVLDGSMLVGFAGSTADAFALLERFETKAKDYPGNITRAATELARDWRTDRALRRLEALMIVANKERTLLLSGNGDVVQPTDGIVGIGSGGQYATAAARALDRHSDLSATEIVREGLKIAAEIDVFTNESIIIEELPSDE; encoded by the coding sequence ATGTCTCGAAATCCGCGCCCGAAACAAAAAGACATTTGGCGATCGACAACGGTGCTTTCCGTTCGACGCGGTGGCACGGTGGCCCTGGGTGCGGATGGACAGGTCACATTCAACAATACCGTTATGAAATCGGATACCCGCAAGGTTCGGCGGGTACTCGATGGAAGCATGCTCGTCGGTTTTGCCGGCTCGACTGCCGACGCGTTCGCCCTGCTTGAGCGTTTTGAGACAAAAGCCAAGGATTACCCCGGAAATATCACGCGAGCCGCTACCGAATTGGCCCGTGATTGGCGAACGGATCGGGCGTTGCGACGGCTGGAAGCGTTGATGATTGTGGCCAACAAGGAACGGACGTTGCTTCTTTCCGGCAACGGAGATGTCGTGCAACCGACCGACGGAATTGTCGGCATCGGGTCCGGTGGTCAATATGCGACGGCGGCCGCCCGTGCTCTGGACCGCCATTCCGATCTTTCTGCGACGGAAATCGTCCGTGAAGGACTCAAAATCGCCGCCGAAATCGACGTCTTCACGAATGAATCAATCATCATCGAGGAACTGCCAAGCGACGAATAA
- a CDS encoding arylsulfatase → MRASASTLFDAKHWLVNFLAVASLLTCGIQALAQSRPNVIIVMTDDQGYGEFSCHGNPIAETPNIDRLASQSVCLTDFHVSPMCTPTRGQLLTGLDAFRNGAINVSSGRTLLRPELETMADIFQSAGYRTGIFGKWHLGDNYPFRPEDRGFEEALWFPSSHINSVPDYWNNDYFNDTYIHNGDRETYNGYCTDVFFREAMKWMQRQPTQQSPFFAYIPLNAAHSPHFVPDHYRKPIRDVIAKNPKIVENLTPARREALISFLAMGANIDENMGQLDQFLRKNDLFNNTIVVFLTDNGSTFGDTYFNAGMRGHKTQLWEGGHRVPCFIRWPNGKLGKPRDVDSLVHVQDLLPTLAELGQISSIPNHLDGISLAPILKGEQDALADRMLVINYSRMPQFKVTYTRENPAIPHRDGAAVLWKHWRLLENQRLYDLRTDPHQDHNVAATHSRVVKRMQQHLDEWWDGVKGDVFEPQRVIIGHDAENPMLLTACEWLDVFVDQQQQIRRGVRKNGVWHLTVAEPGTYTFELRRWPRESHLRLNANAPMTKVTDGQLLRGRALPIASAKLKIGDTSKAASPQSNGESVEFNVDLEAGPTTMQTWFLDEEGNEIVGAYYVYVERVTPAEKQ, encoded by the coding sequence ATGCGAGCCTCCGCATCAACTCTTTTCGACGCCAAACACTGGCTTGTAAACTTCCTCGCTGTTGCATCTCTGCTGACGTGTGGAATCCAGGCGTTGGCCCAATCTCGGCCGAACGTCATCATCGTGATGACCGACGACCAAGGTTATGGTGAGTTCTCTTGTCACGGCAATCCGATTGCGGAAACTCCGAACATCGACCGCCTCGCGTCACAGAGTGTCTGCCTCACGGACTTTCATGTCTCGCCAATGTGCACACCGACCCGTGGGCAACTGCTAACAGGGTTGGATGCGTTCCGTAACGGTGCGATCAATGTGAGTAGCGGACGAACGCTGCTGCGTCCCGAACTCGAAACGATGGCCGACATCTTTCAGTCCGCCGGTTATCGCACTGGGATTTTTGGAAAGTGGCATCTCGGGGACAACTATCCATTCCGACCAGAAGACCGAGGTTTTGAAGAAGCCCTATGGTTCCCGTCTTCACATATCAACAGTGTGCCGGATTATTGGAACAACGACTACTTCAATGATACGTATATTCACAATGGCGACCGCGAAACCTACAACGGTTATTGCACGGATGTTTTCTTCCGCGAAGCAATGAAGTGGATGCAACGCCAGCCAACTCAGCAATCGCCCTTCTTTGCGTATATTCCTCTTAACGCCGCACACTCCCCTCATTTTGTCCCAGACCATTATCGCAAACCAATTCGGGACGTAATCGCAAAGAATCCAAAGATCGTCGAGAATCTTACCCCTGCTAGACGAGAAGCCCTGATCAGTTTTCTCGCAATGGGGGCGAACATCGATGAGAACATGGGCCAGCTAGATCAGTTTCTGAGAAAGAACGATCTTTTTAACAACACGATTGTTGTATTCCTGACCGACAACGGCAGCACATTCGGAGACACCTATTTCAACGCTGGTATGCGAGGACACAAGACTCAACTTTGGGAGGGCGGCCATCGCGTCCCATGTTTCATTCGTTGGCCGAATGGCAAACTTGGCAAGCCTCGTGATGTTGACAGTCTCGTACACGTCCAAGATCTCTTACCAACCCTAGCGGAACTTGGGCAGATTTCATCAATTCCAAACCACCTTGATGGGATTAGCTTGGCACCAATACTCAAAGGTGAACAAGACGCCTTGGCTGACCGAATGCTAGTCATCAACTATAGCCGAATGCCGCAATTCAAAGTCACCTACACTCGTGAAAACCCCGCGATCCCACATCGCGACGGTGCCGCCGTTTTGTGGAAGCATTGGCGTCTGTTAGAAAATCAACGGCTGTACGATTTGCGAACCGACCCGCATCAAGATCATAACGTTGCCGCAACTCATTCTCGCGTCGTGAAGCGGATGCAACAACATCTCGACGAATGGTGGGATGGTGTCAAGGGCGATGTATTCGAACCGCAACGAGTCATCATCGGTCACGACGCGGAAAACCCAATGTTGCTAACAGCCTGTGAATGGCTTGATGTCTTCGTCGACCAACAGCAGCAGATTCGTCGCGGCGTGAGAAAGAACGGAGTTTGGCATCTCACGGTGGCCGAGCCGGGAACCTACACGTTTGAACTTAGACGATGGCCACGCGAGAGCCATTTAAGGCTCAATGCAAATGCTCCCATGACGAAGGTCACTGATGGGCAGTTGCTGAGAGGGCGTGCATTGCCAATCGCTTCGGCCAAACTAAAAATCGGGGACACATCAAAAGCGGCATCGCCACAATCCAACGGAGAATCAGTCGAATTCAACGTGGATTTGGAAGCTGGACCGACGACAATGCAAACATGGTTTCTCGATGAGGAAGGCAACGAAATCGTTGGTGCCTATTATGTCTACGTAGAACGAGTCACCCCCGCTGAGAAGCAATAG